One region of Gouania willdenowi chromosome 13, fGouWil2.1, whole genome shotgun sequence genomic DNA includes:
- the ppp2r1bb gene encoding serine/threonine-protein phosphatase 2A 65 kDa regulatory subunit A beta isoform produces the protein MAGADGDDSLYPIAVLIDELRNEDVQLRLNSIKKLSTIALALGVERTRTELLPFLTDTIYDEDEVLLALAEQLGNFTMLVGGPEYVHCLLPPLESLATVEETVVRDKAVESLRKISQEHSPVDLEVHFEPLVKRLASGDWFTSRTSACGLFSVCYPRVSSTVKAEIRQHFRTLCSDDTPMVRRAAASKLGEFAKVLELDYVKSDIISLFTALASDEQDSVRLLAVEACVSIATLLPQEDLETLVMPTLRQAAEDKSWRVRYMVADKFSELQKAVGPEITKNDLVPAFQNLLKDCEAEVRAAAANKVKEFCENLPEDNREQIIMTHILPCVKELVSDTNQHVKSALASVIMGLSTILGKDNTIEHLLPLFLAQLKDECPEVRLNIISNLDCVNEVIGIRQLSQSLLPAIVELAEDAKWRVRLAIIEYMPLLAGQLGVEFFDEKLNTLCMAWLIDHVYAIREAATCNLMKLVEKFGAEWAQNTIVPKVLGMANDPNYLHRMTTLFCINALSEACGQEITTKQMLPVVLKMSNDQVANVRFNVAKSLQKIGPVLDNNALQTEVKPVLEKLASDQDMDVKYFAQEAISVLPLA, from the exons ATGGCAGGCGCTGATGGAGACGACTCCCTCTACCCTATCGCTGTTCTCATCGATGAACTGCGAAATGAGGACGTCCAG TTGCGTCTGAACAGCATAAAAAAACTGTCCACCATTGCTCTGGCTCTTGGAGTAGAGAGGACTCGCACTGAGCTCCTTCCATTCCTCACAG ACACCATCTATGATGAAGATGAGGTGCTCTTGGCACTGGCTGAGCAGCTTGGGAACTTTACCATGTTGGTGGGTGGGCCAGAATATGTCCACTGTCTGCTG ccTCCGCTCGAGAGCCTTGCAACAGTGGAAGAGACGGTTGTCAGAGACAAAGCTGTTGAGTCCCTCCGTAAAATCTCtcaggagcactctccagttgACCTGGAAGTTCATTTTGAGCCTTTGGTGAAGCGACTCGCTAGTGGTGACTGGTTCACTTCACGAACATCTGCCTGTGGCCTATTCAGTGTGTGTTACCCACGTGTGTCTAGCACCGTCAAGGCAGAGATCAGACA GCATTTCCGCACCTTGTGCTCAGACGATACTCCTATGGTGCGTCGTGCTGCAGCGTCTAAATTGGGggagtttgctaaagtgctagAACTGGATTATGTAAAAAGTGACATCATTTCCCTTTTCACTGCATTGGCATCTGATGAGCAG GACTCAGTGCGGCTGCTGGCAGTAGAAGCTTGTGTTAGCATTGCCACACTGCTGCCTCAGGAGGACCTGGAGACGTTGGTGATGCCAACTCTGCGCCAGGCTGCCGAGGATAAGTCCTGGAGAGTTCGTTATATGGTGGCTGACAAGTTCTCAGAG CTCCAAAAAGCAGTGGGGCCAGAAATCACCAAAAACGACCTAGTCCCTGCTTTCCAGAACCTTCTAAAGGATTGTGAGGCTGAAGTTCGTGCTGCTGCAGCTAACAAAGTTAAAG AGTTTTGTGAAAACCTCCCAGAGGACAATCGTGAGCAAATCATCATGACTCACATCCTACCCTGcgtcaag GAACTGGTTTCAGACACCAACCAGCATGTGAAGTCAGCGCTGGCTTCAGTCATAATGGGCCTGTCGACTATATTGGGAAAGGACAACACAATAGAACACTTACTGCCTCTCTTCCTGGCTCAGCTCAAGGATGAG TGCCCTGAGGTTCGTCTCAACATCATCTCCAACCTGGACTGTGTGAATGAGGTGATCGGTATACGTCAGCTCTCACAGTCACTGCTGCCTGCTATTGTGGAGCTGGCAGAAGACGCAAAGTGGAGAGTCCGCCTCGCTATCATCGAGTACATGCCCTTGTTGGCAGGACAGCTG GGAGTGGAGTTCTTTGATGAGAAGCTTAACACCCTTTGCATGGCTTGGCTAATTGATCACG TGTACGCCatccgagaggcagccacctgTAACCTGATGAAGCTGGTGGAGAAGTTTGGAGCTGAATGGGCTCAGAACACCATTGTTCCCAAAGTGCTGGGCATGGCCAACGACCCCAACTACCTCCACAGGATGACCACTCTGTTCTGTATTAAC GCACTGTCAGAGGCCTGTGGGCAGGAGATCACCACCAAGCAGATGCTCCCTGTCGTCCTCAAGATGTCCAACGACCAAGTGGCCAACGTTCGCTTCAACGTGGCAAAGTCACTTCAGAAGATCGGCCCTGTCCTGGACAACAA TGCCCTGCAGACTGAGGTGAAGCCTGTGTTGGAGAAGCTGGCATCAGACCAAGACATGGATGTTAAGTACTTTGCTCAGGAGGCCATTAGTG TTCTGCCTCTCGCATAA